GCCATAGATCAGTTGGTTTTTTGTTTGTGAAATCGAATGGGATCGTTATATTAATTGAATTCTTAGAGTTATTGATAGTAATGATGATTGTTTCCTTGGCATTTTTTTTGCTATACGTCATATGGTTCGTTTCATTGTTTGTTTCCAATATAGAAAATTCACCACTGTTACCAAATGCAGCGTGTTCTTTTCTTAATGAGATCAATCTCTGAACTAGCTCAAATAACTCTTGATCTTGTTTAGCTTCGTCCCACACCATACATTTTCGACAATCAGGGTCGTTTTCACCGGTTAACCCGATTTCATCTCCATAGTAAATACTAGGTGTGCCAATAAAAGAAAGCTGAAAGAGGAACAAAAGCTTAAGTTTGTCTTTATTTTCATGACACATCGTTAAAATCCGCGGTGTATCATGACTGCCAAGTAAATTAAATGCCACTTCATTTGCATTTTTGGGATAACTAATTAATACACGGGTGATTTGATTAGCAAACTCTTCAGCGTTAATGTCACCTTTTGCAATATAGCGTAATGTAGCATTCGTAAACGGATAGTTCATGACAGCATCAAACTGATCCCCTTGAAGCCAAGGTATAGCATCGTGCCATATCTCCCCAAGGATATAAGCATCTGGTTTCACCTTTTTGACAGTAGATCTAAACTCCCGCCAAAATTGATGGTCAACTTCATTAGCTACGTCTAATCTCCAACCGTCAATATCAAACTCTTTAATCCAGTATTTTGCAACACGAAGAAGATAGTCTTTTACTTCAGGATTTTCGGTATTTAATTTGGGCATTTCATGGGTAAAGGCGAACGTATCGTAATTCGGTTCAGGTAAAGGTGTAACAGGAAATCCTCTTAAATGGAACCAATCAACGTAGTTAGACTTTTCTTGATTTTTTAAAACATCTTGAAATGGGGAGAAGTAAAATCCGCTATGATTGAAAACAGCGTCCAGCATCACTTTAATTCCATGTTCATGACAAGTATCTACTAGCTTTTTAAATGTTTTCTTATCACCAAACTGAGGGTCAATTTCAAAGTAATCAATTGTGTCATACTTATGGTTCGTAGCTGCTTTAAAAATCGGGGTGAAGTAAACACCAGTAATACCAAGTTTCACTAAATGATCAATTTTGTTGATAATTCCTTGAAAATCACCACCGAAGTAATCGGTAAGGGAAGGGTCTTTGCTGCCCCATAGTAATGTGTTAGGAGGATTAAGCTTAGGATCAGCATTAGAAAATCTTTCAGGAAAAATTTGATACCAAACAGTGTTTTTGACCCATTCTGGAGCTTTAAATACGTCAATTTCATTTAAAAATGGAAAACAGAAATAAAAATTTGTATCGTTTGGAATGCTGTTAAAAAATCCCCCTTCACCATAAATTAAGCGTTCATTTTCACTATGCAATTCAAATCCATAACGGCAGCGGCCAAATTCTGGTTTCATTTCTATAAACCAATAATCAAATAGGTGATCAGAACCTTCTAATAACATAGGCTTTGAAGCATTGATCCAACGACCATTGTCCCATTCATAAGGGTCACCGTAAATTAAGTATACATTTGTTGCATCCCCTTTTTTTACACGTATGCGGATATGGAGAGTATCCTTATCATATGCATAAGCGTAATTATTTTTAGGTCTGTGGTAAATGGCTTCTTTTAACAAAATGAACACTCCTTTTATGGGATATAGTGATTAATAATCCTTTGTACGTTTGTTAACTGAGTTTTATCACAGGTAATCGTCCGTAAACCTCTTGGCCCTAAATAAAGCGAAGAGCTAAACCTTTACAGGCGGGAGATAACGGACGCTAATGTCCTGATTGAAAGTTTGCTTTATAATCTTCTTAGAGTGTAATTATGATAAATATGATTCTATAATAGGGGAAAAATTCACATATAACTATAGATTATTTAATAAAAACATATACTATTTGGCTATTGATGTGTTATATTTCTCGGTTCATTAGATTTTTAACTCTCAATAGAAAAAAGAAAAAGGGCAGTAAGCCGCCACCTGAAAACTTAGATGTTGAAAAGTTTAGGTGGGGGATTACTCCCCTAAAAGTCCATATAGAACTCTTGTAGGTAAAACTCACAATTAACTTTTTGGACATGTGGCTATGGACTAACAGTCAGGTCGCACTGATTGAAAGCTCGTTTTATTCCTGGCGTCTATATTCTCCAGGTGATATCCCATACTTCTTTTTAAATACTCTATGAAAATAGGGGTAAGTGCCAAAACCACAGTTTTCAGCTATATGCTCCAGTGTCATCGTCGTATATTTCATTTGATTAATCGCTGTAGATAACCGTATGTCTACAGCATATTCGATGATTGTTTTACCAACACAGCTTTTAAACAGATGGGCAGCTCGAGAGACACTCAGATCCGCAGATTGTGCTACATCTTCCACCTTAAATGTGTTCGTAGCATGCTCTTCAATATATCGTAGCATTCGTGTGACTGGATAAGGGCGGCTGACCAATGAGGCTGTTTCATGAACAGCACGTTCGAGTGATAAACAGAGTGCTTTTAGTAAGTATCCAGAGAGTTCCTTATCTTCTTCGCCTGACGGTCTACGTTCTTCAACAATTAGGTGTCGCCATAATGCAAGCAGTTTTTCATCTAAGTTAATTTGAGAGAAGGTTGGTTTCTCAGAACGTTTCCACCATTCATCGATCCAAGTGCCTTTACATATTAAATGATAGTCCCCGCTATTTTGGCTGCCTGCAATTGTTATTTCATAAAGATCTCCAGGTCTTGTTAATAGGAGGCCACCTTTTTTGAGAGGCATCTTTCTATTATTAACAACAATTTCGCAAAATCCTTCTGTTTGTAAGCGGATAAGATAACTCGATAATTCGGATTTAGGTTGGGAATAACCTTTTGTGTGATGGGAATAACCGCAAAAACCAATATGCATCGTCATAAGTTAAGCCTCCCCTTTCTGAACTGATTCAGAACCCTTACACCCATAGCTTAATGCATTCAATAGAAAGACTAATACGGTTTTTTCATTAGCCTCGTATAGTTAGTGTAGCTCAAATTTTACTAGCTAGATATAGCTTATTTGGTCTGAATGATTGAAAGGGTACTAGTTGTTCAATGACAGACTGTACAAGTTTGTACTTTAATAGTTGTTTTTACGAAGAGATTTATCTCTCTATTTTGAAGCGGGAGTTTACGGACGGTTTTCTGTGATAAATGGTAAAAAGGCTGTTGAAAAGAAGCCTTTAACAGCCGGAGTACACAAGAGGGGGAGTTATACAGAGATCATGAACTCCTTTGTCGTATACTGACTATATCGTTACGTTCAATTTTTCAGCCGTTATTTTTTCTTTTCCTCTAACACTTTTTTTAACGGTTCTTTATACTTTGACGAGACGAGGATATACAAAAAGTCCTTTTCTTTAATTTCTGTTTCACCGTATGGCGTAATCAATGTTTCGTCCCTTACAATGGCACTAATATTCGCTTTTTGTGGAAAGGATATTTCGTGTAATTTTTTTCCTACAATAGCTGACTGCTTCGTCGTTTTAAACTGGATCATTTCTGCATTTGCTTTCCCCATCGAAATAAGTTCAATGGAATGGTGTGGATTGTCTTTGACAGGCCCAGTAAGCTTTAATTTTTCTGCTAAATAGGTAATACTAGAGCCTTGAATGAGCGTAGATGTTAAGACGATAAAGAACACCACATTAAAGAAGAGTTGGGAGTTTTCTAACCCGGCTACAATAGGGAACGTCGCAAGTACGATTGGCACAGCTCCACGTAAACCTGCCCATGAAAGGAATAGCTTTTCTTTCAGTTTGTATGACATTCCCATTGTTGATAAAAAGACAGCAGCTGGACGGGCAATGATCATAAGTATAAATGATAATAGCAGGCCATTCAAAATCACAGTTGCGGTGAAAAGCTGACCAGGGAATACGAAGAGACCGAGAATGATGAACATAAGGATTTGTGCCATCCAAGCGAAGCCTTCGTTAACTTGGAAGATGGCGTAACGGTACGTTAATTCAGAATTACCTACAACTAATGCGGCAGCGTAAACAGCGAGAAAGCCACTTGCTTCAACATATGAAG
The genomic region above belongs to Bacillus sp. A301a_S52 and contains:
- a CDS encoding alpha-glycosidase, which produces MLKEAIYHRPKNNYAYAYDKDTLHIRIRVKKGDATNVYLIYGDPYEWDNGRWINASKPMLLEGSDHLFDYWFIEMKPEFGRCRYGFELHSENERLIYGEGGFFNSIPNDTNFYFCFPFLNEIDVFKAPEWVKNTVWYQIFPERFSNADPKLNPPNTLLWGSKDPSLTDYFGGDFQGIINKIDHLVKLGITGVYFTPIFKAATNHKYDTIDYFEIDPQFGDKKTFKKLVDTCHEHGIKVMLDAVFNHSGFYFSPFQDVLKNQEKSNYVDWFHLRGFPVTPLPEPNYDTFAFTHEMPKLNTENPEVKDYLLRVAKYWIKEFDIDGWRLDVANEVDHQFWREFRSTVKKVKPDAYILGEIWHDAIPWLQGDQFDAVMNYPFTNATLRYIAKGDINAEEFANQITRVLISYPKNANEVAFNLLGSHDTPRILTMCHENKDKLKLLFLFQLSFIGTPSIYYGDEIGLTGENDPDCRKCMVWDEAKQDQELFELVQRLISLRKEHAAFGNSGEFSILETNNETNHMTYSKKNAKETIIITINNSKNSINITIPFDFTNKKPTDLWHNKPLKETSKIELSPYGFSIIQVKNK
- a CDS encoding helix-turn-helix transcriptional regulator, whose amino-acid sequence is MTMHIGFCGYSHHTKGYSQPKSELSSYLIRLQTEGFCEIVVNNRKMPLKKGGLLLTRPGDLYEITIAGSQNSGDYHLICKGTWIDEWWKRSEKPTFSQINLDEKLLALWRHLIVEERRPSGEEDKELSGYLLKALCLSLERAVHETASLVSRPYPVTRMLRYIEEHATNTFKVEDVAQSADLSVSRAAHLFKSCVGKTIIEYAVDIRLSTAINQMKYTTMTLEHIAENCGFGTYPYFHRVFKKKYGISPGEYRRQE
- a CDS encoding potassium/proton antiporter, with amino-acid sequence MFLETFSTEAFIFLGAFILISGVLVAKFSNRLGVPALVLFILVGMMIGSDGLGIIYFDNPQMAQTIGVFALIIILFEGGLQTKWSTVRPIALPAISLATLGVLFTSGIIGFAAYLIFDVTFLEAFLFGAIVGSTDAAAVFATLKERNIKARMGATLEAESGANDPMAVFLTLSFIELIRYPDTSIWTLIPAFFWQMGVGLGVGLLLGKVASWSINRIKLESSGLYPLFAVAFALLTFSLASYVEASGFLAVYAAALVVGNSELTYRYAIFQVNEGFAWMAQILMFIILGLFVFPGQLFTATVILNGLLLSFILMIIARPAAVFLSTMGMSYKLKEKLFLSWAGLRGAVPIVLATFPIVAGLENSQLFFNVVFFIVLTSTLIQGSSITYLAEKLKLTGPVKDNPHHSIELISMGKANAEMIQFKTTKQSAIVGKKLHEISFPQKANISAIVRDETLITPYGETEIKEKDFLYILVSSKYKEPLKKVLEEKKK